The sequence CTTGCGAACGGCGTGCTCAGTGGGCGGGCAGGCGGATGCGGATCGAGGTGCCCTTCCCCAGCTCGCTCTGGGCGGCGACGTCGCCCCCCATGCGCTCGGCCAGGTGGCGGACGATGGAGAGCCCCAGGCCGGTGCCGCCCTCGGCGCGCGAGCGGGCGGGGTCCACGCGGTAGAAGCGCTCGAAGATGCGGGGCAGGGCATCGCCCGGGATCCCGCTGCCGGTGTCACTCACGGTGATGACGCACTCCGGCCCGCCGCCCGGATCCACCGGGCCGGCGCCGGCCGGCTCGACCTGCACCGTGATCTGCCCGCCGGGCGGCGTGTGACGCAGCGCGTTGTCGAAGAGGTTGGAGAAGATCTGGCGGAGCGCACTGGCGTCGGCCCGCACGGAGAGCGGCGGCGCATCCTGAAGGACGAGGCCGACGCGGGCGGCCCGGGCGCGCTCGTCGAAGGCGCTCCACGCCTCACGCGCCGCCTCCAGTGGGTCCAGGGGCCGGAGCTCCGGCTGCCAGCCGCCGGACTCGAGGCGAGACAGGTCCAGCAGGTCGTCCACAATACGCTGCAGCCGCTCGGCGTTGCGCTGGATGGTCTCGAGGAACCGCCGCCCGAGCTCGGGCGGCAGCTCGTCAGAGAGCAGCGTGTCCGTGTAGCCGCGGATGGCCGTGAGCGGCGTCTTCAGCTCGTGACTGGCGTTGGCGACGAAGTCGCGGCGCACGTCCTCGAGGCGGCGGATCTCTGTGAGGTCGACCAGCACCAAGATCGCGCCGCCCTGCGCCTCGGCGGCCGGCCGTGCGGCCACCAGCAGCCGCCGCTCCCCCAGCGAGAACTCCGCCGGCGCGACCGTTGCGCCGCGGGCGGCGCGCTCGAGCAGCGGCCGCAGCTCGGCGTGGCGGATGAACGCCGATACGGGCCGACCCTCCGCGCTGGCCGGCAGATCCAGAAGCATGCGTGCGGCGGGGTTGAGCCGCACCACGCGCCCGGAGCTGTCGAGCTGCAGGATGCCGTCGCCCGCGGCTTCGGCCAGCCAGGCGGCTTCCCGGCTCTCCCGCACGGCCGTCTCCAGCCGCTGCCGGAGCCGCTCCGTCAGGCCGAAAACCGTGCCCGCCAGGGCATGGACTTCTGCGATACTCGAGCCCGCGGGGACCGGCGCGGCCTCGTCCTGCTGCGCGAGCTGCCGCTGCAGGCGCCGCAGGGAGCCGACCAGGGGGGTGGCAAGGGTAACGGCGATGAAGAAAGCGCCCAGGAGGGCGAGGAGGCTGCCCGTGAAAAGGGCGAGCAGCGCCGAGCCCAGACCGGTGGCCAGGAAGAGCACGCGGATGGGAATACGTCGCCTCACCTTGCCCCCCGGTTACGCC is a genomic window of Gemmatimonadota bacterium containing:
- a CDS encoding PAS domain-containing protein — protein: MRRRIPIRVLFLATGLGSALLALFTGSLLALLGAFFIAVTLATPLVGSLRRLQRQLAQQDEAAPVPAGSSIAEVHALAGTVFGLTERLRQRLETAVRESREAAWLAEAAGDGILQLDSSGRVVRLNPAARMLLDLPASAEGRPVSAFIRHAELRPLLERAARGATVAPAEFSLGERRLLVAARPAAEAQGGAILVLVDLTEIRRLEDVRRDFVANASHELKTPLTAIRGYTDTLLSDELPPELGRRFLETIQRNAERLQRIVDDLLDLSRLESGGWQPELRPLDPLEAAREAWSAFDERARAARVGLVLQDAPPLSVRADASALRQIFSNLFDNALRHTPPGGQITVQVEPAGAGPVDPGGGPECVITVSDTGSGIPGDALPRIFERFYRVDPARSRAEGGTGLGLSIVRHLAERMGGDVAAQSELGKGTSIRIRLPAH